A DNA window from Drosophila virilis strain 15010-1051.87 chromosome 4, Dvir_AGI_RSII-ME, whole genome shotgun sequence contains the following coding sequences:
- the RpS13 gene encoding small ribosomal subunit protein uS15, with amino-acid sequence MGRMHAPGKGISQSALPYRRTVPSWLKLNAEDVKDQIKKLGKKGLTPSKIGIILRDSHGVAQVRFVNGNKILRIMKSVGLKPDIPEDLYHMIKKAVAIRKHLERNRKDKDGKFRLILVESRIHRLARYYKTKSVLPPNWKYESSTASALVA; translated from the exons ATGGGTCGTATGCACGCTCCTGG CAAGGGTATATCCCAATCAGCACTGCCCTACAGACGCACAGTCCCATCGTGGCTGAAGCTGAACGCTGAGGATGTTAAGGATCAGATCAAGAAGCTCGGCAAGAAGGGCCTGACTCCTTCCAAAATtg GCATTATCCTGCGTGATTCGCATGGCGTTGCTCAGGTGCGTTTTGtcaatggcaacaaaattCTGCGCATCATGAAATCGGTGGGCCTCAAGCCCGACATCCCCGAGGATCTATATCACATGATCAAGAAGGCTGTGGCCATCCGCAAGCATTTGGAGCGCAACCGCAAGGATAAGGACGGCAAGTTCCGTTTGATTCTGGTTGAGTCCAGAATTCACCGACTGGCTCGCTACTACAAGACGAAGAGCGTGCTGCCCCCCAACTGGAAATACGAGTCTAGCACCGCATCTGCTCTTGTTGcctaa
- the CSN8 gene encoding COP9 signalosome complex subunit 8 produces the protein MQQDKYSDTLSKLENEELENISPGAEIYQQLMAIYLYQNKLANAKLLWMRISNNLKEQNKELAQLNLLNLALQHNSYADFFKHIKYDWSETNKLIIDDLLVKQREELLNLTATAYVSIYEENLMEMAQLTSDELKNACLDWTREQDGDKQILLPKVKEITPRIASDDQLLKLTEFVSFLEN, from the exons atgcagcaaGATAAATATAGTGATACGCTGAGTAAGCTGGAAAATGAGGAGCTCGAG AACATATCACCGGGCGCTGAAATTTACCAGCAGCTAATGGCGATTTATCTTTATCAAAACAAACT AGCCAATGCAAAATTACTTTGGATGCGTATATCAAATAATCTGAAGGAACAAAACAAAGAACTGGCACAACTAAATCTCTTAAATCTTGCCCTGCAGCACAACAGCTATGCAGATTTCTTTAAGCATATTAAATATGACTGGTCCGAGACTAATAAGCTAATCATTGATGATCTTCTGG TTAAACAACGCGAGGAGCTGCTCAACCTGACCGCTACTGCATATGTATCCATATACGAGGAGAATCTGATGGAAATGGCCCAGTTGACATCGGATGAACTAAAAAATGCGTGCTTGGATTGGACGCGCGAACAGGATGGTGATAAGCAAATTTTGCTGCCGAAAGTGAAGGAGATAACTCCACGCATTGCCAGCGATGATCAGTTGTTGAAATTAACCGAGTTTGTCTCGTTTTtagaaaactaa
- the Pp2A-29B gene encoding serine/threonine-protein phosphatase PP2A 65 kDa regulatory subunit isoform X1 produces the protein MAASDKSVDDSLYPIAVLIDELKNEDVQLRLNSIKKLSTIALALGEERTRSELIPFLTETIYDEDEVLLALADQLGNFTSLVGGPEYAMYLLPPLESLATVEETVVRDKAVESLRTVAAEHSALDLEIHVVPTLQRLVSGDWFTSRTSACGLFSVCYPRVTQPVKAELRANFRKLCQDETPMVRRAAANKLGEFAKVVETEYLKSDLIPNFVQLAQDDQDSVRLLAVEACVSIAQLLPQDDVEHLVLPTLRQCASDSSWRVRYMVAEKFVDLQKAVGPEITRVDLVPAFQYLLKDAEAEVRAAVATKVKDFCASLDKANQVQIILSSILPYVRDLVSDPNPHVKSALASVIMGLSPMLGAYQTVEQLLPLFLIQLKDECPEVRLNIISNLDCVNDVIGIQQLSQSLLPAIVELAEDSKWRVRLAIIEYMPALAGQLGQEFFDQKLRGLCMGWLNDHVYAIREAATLNMKKLVEQFGAPWAEQAIIPMILVMSRNKNYLHRMTCLFCLNVLAEVCGTEITTKLLLPTVLLLAADPVANVRFNVAKTLQKISPFLEASVIDAQVKPTLDKLNADADVDVKHFAAQAIAGIAAEMELNVFRTSVPPCMGLKLEAALASKLVVEPPPMSAAAEAVGVVLELNTNTENNDIVAGGEQQLKSVSEC, from the exons ATGGCAGCAAGCGACAAATCTGTCGATGATTCTCTTTATCCCATTGCGGTATTAATTGATGAATTGAAAAATGAGGATGTGCAG TTGCGCTTGAACTCGATCAAAAAGCTATCAACAATAGCGCTCGCTTTGGGCGAGGAACGCACACGCTCCGAGCTGATACCCTTCCTAACTGAGACAATATACGATGAAGATGAGGTGCTCTTGGCGTTGGCCGATCAGTTGGGCAATTTTACAA GTCTTGTGGGTGGGCCGGAATATGCCATGTACTTGTTACCGCCCCTGGAGAGTTTGGCCACCGTTGAGGAGACGGTGGTACGTGACAAGGCAGTCGAATCTCTGCGCACTGTAGCTGCGGAGCACAGTGCTCTGGATTTGGAGATACATGTGGTGCCGACGCTGCAGCGTTTAGTCTCCGGTGATTGGTTCACCTCGCGCACCTCGGCCTGTGGCCTTTTCTCCGTGTGCTATCCACGCGTCACACAGCCGGTCAAGGCCGAATTGCGTGCCAATTTCCGTAAATTGTGCCAGGATGAGACGCCCATGGTACGACGCGCCGCAGCCAATAAACTAGGCGAATTCGCTAAGGTGGTGGAGACAGAGTATCTCAAATCGGACTTGATACCGAACTTCGTGCAACTGGCGCAGGACGATCAGGACTCTGTGCGACTGTTAGCTGTGGAGGCGTGCGTCAGCATTGCTCAATTGCTGCCACAGGACGATGTCGAACAT CTGGTGTTACCCACTCTGCGTCAGTGCGCCAGCGATTCATCATGGCGCGTGCGTTACATGGTCGCCGAGAAGTTTGTCGATCTACAGAAGGCTGTGGGTCCAGAGATCACACGTGTTGATCTCGTGCCCGCTTTTCAATATCTGCTCAAAGATGCCGAAGCTGAGGTGCGCGCCGCTGTCGCCACCAAAGTCAAGGACTTTTGTGCCAGCCTCGATAAGGCAAATCAGGTGCAAATAATTTTGAGCTCCATTTTGCCATATGTGCGCGATTTGGTTTCCGATCCCAATCCACATGTCAAATCAGCTCTGGCCTCTGTTATTATGGGCCTGAGTCCCATGCTTGGCGCTTATCAAACAGTCGAACAACTGCTGCCCCTGTTTCTCATACAGCTAAAGGACGAGTGCCCGGAAGTGCGTCTTAATATCATCTCAAATTTGGACTGCGTCAACGATGTCATTGGCATTCAGCAGCTGTCGCAG TCCCTACTACCCGCCATTGTTGAGTTGGCTGAGGATTCCAAGTGGCGCGTACGCCTCGCAATCATTGAGTACATGCCCGCGTTGGCTGGCCAGTTGGGTCAGGAGTTCTTCGATCAGAAACTGCGCGGTCTCTGCATGGGCTGGCTGAATGATCATGTTTATGCTATTCGTGAGGCAGCCACATTAAATATGAAGAAACTTGTTGAACAGTTCGGTGCACCTTGGGCCGAGCAGGCCATTATTCCAATGATATTAGTCATGTCACGCAACAAGAACTATTTGCACA GAATGACCTGCCTTTTCTGTCTCAACGTTTTGGCCGAGGTTTGCGGAACGGAAATAACTACAAAACTGTTGCTGCCGACAGTTTTGCTGCTCGCCGCCGATCCAGTTGCCAATGTGCGCTTCAATGTGGCCAAAACATTGCAGAAGATTTCGCCGTTCCTGGAGGCGAGCGTTATTGATGCGCAAGTGAAACCGACGCTGGACAAACTGAATGCTGACGCCGATGTAGATGTTAAGCATTTCGCTGCACAGGCAATTGCTGGAATAGCAGCTG AAATGGAACTGAATGTCTTTAGAACCTCTGTGCCGCCCTGCATGGGCCTGAAGCTTGAGGCGGCCCTCGCCTCTAAGCTGGTCGTTGAGCCGCCGCCCATGTCCGCAGCGGCTGAGGCTGTTGGCGTTGTCCTCGAGCTGAACACTAATACCGAGAATAATGATATCGTCGCTGGGGGGGAGCAGCAACTGAAGAGTGTTTCGGAATGTTAG
- the Pp2A-29B gene encoding serine/threonine-protein phosphatase PP2A 65 kDa regulatory subunit isoform X2, with protein sequence MAASDKSVDDSLYPIAVLIDELKNEDVQLRLNSIKKLSTIALALGEERTRSELIPFLTETIYDEDEVLLALADQLGNFTSLVGGPEYAMYLLPPLESLATVEETVVRDKAVESLRTVAAEHSALDLEIHVVPTLQRLVSGDWFTSRTSACGLFSVCYPRVTQPVKAELRANFRKLCQDETPMVRRAAANKLGEFAKVVETEYLKSDLIPNFVQLAQDDQDSVRLLAVEACVSIAQLLPQDDVEHLVLPTLRQCASDSSWRVRYMVAEKFVDLQKAVGPEITRVDLVPAFQYLLKDAEAEVRAAVATKVKDFCASLDKANQVQIILSSILPYVRDLVSDPNPHVKSALASVIMGLSPMLGAYQTVEQLLPLFLIQLKDECPEVRLNIISNLDCVNDVIGIQQLSQSLLPAIVELAEDSKWRVRLAIIEYMPALAGQLGQEFFDQKLRGLCMGWLNDHVYAIREAATLNMKKLVEQFGAPWAEQAIIPMILVMSRNKNYLHRMTCLFCLNVLAEVCGTEITTKLLLPTVLLLAADPVANVRFNVAKTLQKISPFLEASVIDAQVKPTLDKLNADADVDVKHFAAQAIAGIAAA encoded by the exons ATGGCAGCAAGCGACAAATCTGTCGATGATTCTCTTTATCCCATTGCGGTATTAATTGATGAATTGAAAAATGAGGATGTGCAG TTGCGCTTGAACTCGATCAAAAAGCTATCAACAATAGCGCTCGCTTTGGGCGAGGAACGCACACGCTCCGAGCTGATACCCTTCCTAACTGAGACAATATACGATGAAGATGAGGTGCTCTTGGCGTTGGCCGATCAGTTGGGCAATTTTACAA GTCTTGTGGGTGGGCCGGAATATGCCATGTACTTGTTACCGCCCCTGGAGAGTTTGGCCACCGTTGAGGAGACGGTGGTACGTGACAAGGCAGTCGAATCTCTGCGCACTGTAGCTGCGGAGCACAGTGCTCTGGATTTGGAGATACATGTGGTGCCGACGCTGCAGCGTTTAGTCTCCGGTGATTGGTTCACCTCGCGCACCTCGGCCTGTGGCCTTTTCTCCGTGTGCTATCCACGCGTCACACAGCCGGTCAAGGCCGAATTGCGTGCCAATTTCCGTAAATTGTGCCAGGATGAGACGCCCATGGTACGACGCGCCGCAGCCAATAAACTAGGCGAATTCGCTAAGGTGGTGGAGACAGAGTATCTCAAATCGGACTTGATACCGAACTTCGTGCAACTGGCGCAGGACGATCAGGACTCTGTGCGACTGTTAGCTGTGGAGGCGTGCGTCAGCATTGCTCAATTGCTGCCACAGGACGATGTCGAACAT CTGGTGTTACCCACTCTGCGTCAGTGCGCCAGCGATTCATCATGGCGCGTGCGTTACATGGTCGCCGAGAAGTTTGTCGATCTACAGAAGGCTGTGGGTCCAGAGATCACACGTGTTGATCTCGTGCCCGCTTTTCAATATCTGCTCAAAGATGCCGAAGCTGAGGTGCGCGCCGCTGTCGCCACCAAAGTCAAGGACTTTTGTGCCAGCCTCGATAAGGCAAATCAGGTGCAAATAATTTTGAGCTCCATTTTGCCATATGTGCGCGATTTGGTTTCCGATCCCAATCCACATGTCAAATCAGCTCTGGCCTCTGTTATTATGGGCCTGAGTCCCATGCTTGGCGCTTATCAAACAGTCGAACAACTGCTGCCCCTGTTTCTCATACAGCTAAAGGACGAGTGCCCGGAAGTGCGTCTTAATATCATCTCAAATTTGGACTGCGTCAACGATGTCATTGGCATTCAGCAGCTGTCGCAG TCCCTACTACCCGCCATTGTTGAGTTGGCTGAGGATTCCAAGTGGCGCGTACGCCTCGCAATCATTGAGTACATGCCCGCGTTGGCTGGCCAGTTGGGTCAGGAGTTCTTCGATCAGAAACTGCGCGGTCTCTGCATGGGCTGGCTGAATGATCATGTTTATGCTATTCGTGAGGCAGCCACATTAAATATGAAGAAACTTGTTGAACAGTTCGGTGCACCTTGGGCCGAGCAGGCCATTATTCCAATGATATTAGTCATGTCACGCAACAAGAACTATTTGCACA GAATGACCTGCCTTTTCTGTCTCAACGTTTTGGCCGAGGTTTGCGGAACGGAAATAACTACAAAACTGTTGCTGCCGACAGTTTTGCTGCTCGCCGCCGATCCAGTTGCCAATGTGCGCTTCAATGTGGCCAAAACATTGCAGAAGATTTCGCCGTTCCTGGAGGCGAGCGTTATTGATGCGCAAGTGAAACCGACGCTGGACAAACTGAATGCTGACGCCGATGTAGATGTTAAGCATTTCGCTGCACAGGCAATTGCTGGAATAGCAGCTG cGTAA
- the LOC6628903 gene encoding probable multidrug resistance-associated protein lethal(2)03659 yields the protein MQSIKTADLPENPREHANFISAACFWYTMPTFLKGRKKTLETEDLFKALKEHKSETLGNDLCAAWERELQKKQLNAKKEPSLLCALVRVFGLHFGMLGLVLFLLELGLRTLQPLCLLKLISYYTYGSETIEAAYYYAAGVVACSALNVIIMHPYMLGTMHVGMKMRVGMCSMIYRKALRLSKTALGDTTAGHIVNLMSNDVGRLDLATIFVHYLWVGPLETLFITYLMYLEIGIAAVFGVAFMLLFIPMQAWLGKKTSVLRMRTALRTDERVRMMNEIIAGIQVIKMYAWELPFEQMVAFARKKEINAIRHVSYIRGILLSFIIFLTRVSIFLSLVGYVLLGTFLTPEVAFVITAYYNILRTTMTVFFPQGISQMAEALISIKRVQKFMLYEETDVIDKSLDLPLVSPGSNQTTVHSKLEQENEDAKEKLLTPPMLPHINENAVLSEAQISITALKAKWDTSSPDYTLNGVNLRVQPGTMLGIVGRTGAGKSSLIQAILGELRAESGEIRVNGSFSYASQEPWLFTGTVRQNILFGQAMDKRRYAQVVKNCALERDFELLPYGDKTIVGERGASLSGGQKARISLARAVYRQSAIYLLDDPLSAVDTHVARHLFEKCMRGYLRDRIVILVTHQLQFLQHADQIVILEKGQVSAVGTYESLRESGLDFASMLADSSRDEHGIEERSRSRSGSASDKRRNSEQSLLSLADSCLDETSAAQMHVQESQEQGRIGLGLYNKYFKAGGGFFAFFVMMGFCVLSQVLASLGDYFLSYWVAKKGSLKSMHAANDTTTIVSHGPESRLSSWLHDLGLSVDAELLDTYIFTLITIATIAITLARSFLFFNVAMKASTELHNSMFRGITRAAMYFFNTNPSGRILNRFSKDMGQVDEILPAVMMDVIQIFLALAGIVIVIAIVNPLFLVPTVVLGIIFYQLRTFYLKTSRNIKRLEAITRSPIYSHTAASLTGLSTIRAFGAQRVLISEFDNHQNLHSSAFYMFISTSRAFGYWLDCFCVIYIGIITLSFFIFPPANGGEVGLAITQAMGMTGMVQWGMRQSAELENTMTAVERVVEYEDIEPEGALEAPADKKPPKSWPENGKIAFEELSLRYFPDPKSDYVLKSLNFVIKAREKVGIVGRTGAGKSSLINALFRLSYTDGSILIDKRDTQAMGLHDLRSKISIIPQEPVLFSGTMRYNLDPFDEYSDEKLWSSLDEVKLKDVVADLPSGLQSKITEGGTNFSVGQRQLVCLARAILRENRILVMDEATANVDPQTDALIQTTIRNKFRECTVLTIAHRLHTIMDSDKVLVMDAGRVVEFGTPYELLTCAESKVFHDMVKQTGKATYDNLVLVAKKAFEAAQQTRRLSS from the exons ATGCAGTCTATTAAAACTGCAGACTTGCCGGAAAATCCACGGGAGCATGCCAATTTTATATCGGCAGCATGTTTCTG GTACACCATGCCCACGTTCCTAAAGGGACGCAAAAAAACGCTGGAAACTGAAGATCTCTTCAAGGCATTGAAGGAACACAAGTCAG aAACCCTTGGAAATGATTTATGCGCCGCCTGGGAGCGGGAGTTACAGAAAAAGCAGCTGAACGCCAAAAAGGAACCGAGCCTTCTGTGCGCTCTCGTGCGTGTTTTCGGATTGCACTTTGGCATGCTGGGACTGGTGCTCTTCCTGCTGGAACTGGGTCTGCGCACACTGCAGCCGCTGTGTCTGCTCAAGCTGATATCCTACTATACCTACGGCTCGGAGACAATAGAGGCTGCTTATTATTATGCAGCAGGCGTGGTTGCGTGCAGTGCCTTGAATGTCATCATTATGCATCCCTATATGCTGGGCACAATGCACGTTGGCATGAAAATGCGCGTCGGAATGTGCAGCATGATTTATCGCAAGGCCCTGCGGCTGAGCAAAACCGCGTTGGGTGATACCACAGCTGGGCATATTGTTAATCTGATGTCTAACGATGTGGGACGCTTGGATTTGGCGACAATTTTTGTGCATTACCTGTGGGTGGGACCTCTCGAGACGCTGTTTATAACATACCTAATGTACCTGGAG ATTGGAATTGCGGCTGTGTTTGGTGTGGCTTTTATGCTGCTCTTCATACCGATGCAGGCCTGGCTGGGTAAGAAGACATCGGTGCTAAGGATGCGCACAGCTTTGCGGACGGACGAGCGCGTTAGGATGATGAACGAGATTATTGCTGGCATTCAGGTGATCAAGATGTATGCCTGGGAGCTGCCCTTTGAGCAAATGGTTGCATTTGCCCGCAAAAAGGAAATTAATGCCATACGACACGTATCCTATATAAGAGGCATATTATTATCGTTTATAATATTCTTGACGCGCGTTTCCATCTTTCTAAGCCTGGTGGGCTACGTACTCTTGGGCACATTTCTGACGCCCGAAGTGGCCTTTGTGATTACGGCCTATTATAATATACTGCGCACCACCATGACCGTATTCTTTCCACAAGGCATTTCGCAAATGGCCGAGGCATTAATTTCTATAAAGCGTGTGCAAAAGTTCATGCTGTACGAGGAGACTGATGTCATTGATAAGTCCTTGGACCTACCCTTAGTCTCGCCAGGAAGCAATCAGACTACAGTGCACTCCAAACTGGAACAGGAGAATGAGGATGCCAAGGAGAAGCTGCTAACACCACCAATGCTGCCGCACATCAATGAAAACGCCGTGCTCTCTGAAGCCCAAATATCCATAACTGCATTAAAAGCCAAATGGGATACCAGCTCACCGGATTACACCCTAAATGGCGTCAATTTGCGCGTGCAACCTGGCACCATGCTTGGCATTGTAGGACGTACGGGCGCCGGCAAGTCCAGCTTGATTCAGGCCATACTGGGCGAGCTGCGTGCCGAATCTGGCGAGATACGTGTAAATGGAAGCTTCTCATATGCATCTCAGGAGCCCTGGCTCTTCACTGGTACTGTTCGTCAGAATATACTATTTGGCCAGGCCATGGACAAACGTCGCTATGCACAGGTGGTGAAAAACTGTGCCCTGGAACGTGACTTTGAGCTGTTGCCGTACGGCGACAAGACAATTGTGGGCGAGCGTGGTGCATCTTTATCGGGCGGACAGAAGGCGCGCATTAGCTTGGCGCGCGCTGTTTATCGCCAGTCGGCAATTTATCTGCTCGATGACCCGCTCAGCGCCGTGGACACACATGTGGCACGACATCTATTTGAGAAATGCATGCGCGGCTATTTGCGTGATCGTATTGTAATCCTTGTCACGCACCAGCTGCAATTCCTGCAGCATGCCGATCAAATAGTCATCCTGGAAAAGGGTCAAGTAAGCGCTGTGGGCACATACGAATCGCTGCGCGAATCGGGTCTTGACTTTGCCTCAATGCTGGCAGATTCGTCACGCGATGAGCATGGCATCGAGGAGCGCTCTCGCTCCAGATCGGGCTCGGCCAGCGATAAGCGACGCAACAGCGAACAGTCGCTCCTATCGCTAGCCGATTCTTGTCTGGATGAGACCTCGGCAGCGCAAATGCATGTGCAGGAGTCACAGGAACAAGGTCGCATCGGACTGGGActttataacaaatattttaaggcTGGCGGCGGTTTCTTTGCCTTCTTTGTCATGATGGGCTTCTGTGTGCTGTCACAGGTGCTGGCCTCACTGGGCGACTATTTTCTGTCATATTG GGTTGCCAAGAAGGGCAGCTTAAAAAGTATGCATGCTGCCAACGACACCACAACCATTGTGTCACATGGCCCGGAATCTCGTCTCTCGAGTTGGCTTCACGATCTGGGCTTGTCCGTGGATGCTGAATTGCTGGACACTTATATCTTTACCCTGATTACAATTGCTACCATTGCCATCACCTTGGCACGTTCATTTTTATTCTTCAATGTGGCCATGAAGGCATCCACGGAACTGCACAATTCCATGTTTCGCGGTATTACGCGCGCTGCCATGTATTTCTTCAATACGAATCCGTCGGGTCGTATACTAAATCGTTTCTCCAAGGACATGGGTCAAGTGGATGAGATATTGCCTGCTGTTATGATGGATGTCATACAGATCTTTCTGGCCCTGGCTGGCATTGTTATTGTCATAGCTATTGTTAATCCCTTGTTTCTGGTTCCCACGGTCGTGCTCGGCATCATTTTCTATCAGCTGCGCACGTTCTATCTGAAAACTTCACGTAATATCAAACGCTTGGAGGCCATTA CTCGATCGCCCATTTACTCGCACACGGCTGCCTCGCTGACAGGTTTGTCCACGATACGCGCCTTTGGGGCACAGCGGGTGCTGATCAGCGAATTCGATAATCATCAGAATTTGCATAGCTCGGCCTTTTACATGTTTATAAGCACATCGCGTGCCTTTGGCTATTGGCTGGACTGTTTCTGTGTCATCTACATCGGCATTATTACGCTcagttttttcatttttccgCCGGCGAATGGCGGCGAGGTGGGTTTGGCCATAACTCAG GCAATGGGCATGACTGGCATGGTGCAGTGGGGCATGCGCCAATCTGCGGAGCTCGAGAACACCATGACCGCCGTGGAGCGTGTCGTTGAGTATGAGGATATTGAACCGGAGGGCGCTTTGGAGGCGCCGGCTGATAAGAAGCCGCCCAAGAGCTGGCCAGAAAATGGCAAGATTGCCTTTGAGGAGCTTAGCCTACGCTATTTTCCGGATCCCAAATCCGATTATGTGCTTAAATCTCTCAATTTCGTTATCAAAGCTCGTGAGAAGGTGGGCATTGTGGGCCGCACGGGCGCAGGTAAATCTTCACTAATTAACGCATTGTTCCGCCTCTCCTACACCGATGGCTCCATACTGATCGATAAACGGGACACGCAAGCAATGGGTCTACATGATTTGCGTAGCAAAATATCGATAATACCTCAGGAGCCGGTGTTGTTCTCTGGCACAATGCGCTACAATTTGGATCCCTTCGATGAGTATAGCGATGAAAAGTTATGGTCTTCCTTGGACGAGGTCAAACTAAAGGATGTTGTTGCCGATTTACCCAGCGGCTTACAGAGTAAAATAACGGAAGGTGGCACCAACTTCAGCGTGGGTCAACGGCAATTGGTGTGTCTGGCACGTGCCATTTTGCGCGAGAATCGTATACTGGTTATGGACGAGGCCACCGCCAATGTGGATCCACAAACAGATGCACTTATCCAGACAACAATTCGAAATAAGTTTAGGGAATGCACCGTACTTACAATAGCCCACAGGCTACATACGATTATGGATTCTGATAAGGTGCTCGTCATGGATGCTGGCAGAGTTGTTGAGTTTGGCACACCCTATGAGCTATTAACGTGCGCAGAGAGTAAGGTGTTCCATGATATGGTCAAGCAGACCGGTAAAGCAACCTATGATAATCTGGTGCTGGTCGCCAAGAAG GCATTCGAAGCAGCTCAACAAACACGCAGATTATCATCGTGA